From the Candidatus Aegiribacteria sp. genome, the window AATGAAAGACCACGCTGAAAACACTGATTCTACCGATCACGAATCAAAAACGGGCGGGCAGGCTGTTATTGAGGGAGTGATGATGCGTTCTCCTTTTTCAACGGCGGTCGCCGTAAGGAAAACGGATGGATTGATCCTCGCACGAAGGCTCGACATGAAGCAGCTGAAGGATAGAAACCCGATCTGGAAAAAACCGGTTTTCAGAGGTGCTGCGATGCTGATCGATACGCTCCGTCTAGGCATGAAAGCTCTGAACTGGTCTGCTGAAATAGCTGAAGAGAAGCCGGATGAGAAAACCGGCAGCGAAAGAAGAAAAACCGATTGGGCAGGACCATTCCTTACAACAGCACTGGCTTTTCTGCTTGCGATGGTTCTGTTCGCCTGGCTTCCACTTCAGAGCAGTAAATGGATTCTTGAAAGCGGTGGCAGTATTTCCGCTACGCAGCAGTTTGGAATACACATGCTGGCTGGACTGTTCCGGCTTGCCGCTTTTCTCATATACCTCGGAGCAATATCACTGATGCCGGAAATAAGAAGATTATTCGTCTACCATGGATCTGAACACCAGACAATTCACGCATGGGAAAAAGGGCTTGAACCCCTGGTGGAGAAAGCAGTGGAACAAAGCCCCCTGCATCAGAGATGCGGAACCAGCTTTCTTCTTCTTGTTATGCTCGGTACAATTCTTTTCTACGGAATTTTCGATTCTCTTGTCGTTTTTGTTACAGGGACAAACCCTAACGCTCTGATAAGAATAATCTATCATCTACCCATGATTCCATTAGTAATGGGGCTCAGTTACGAACTTCTCAAGCTTGCTGACAGTCACCTGGAAACATCAGCCCTGGCCAGAGCGGTAACAGTACCCGGGCTTCTTCTGCAGAAGTTAACCACCCGAAAGGCCGGGAAGGAAGAAATCGAAGTAGCAGTGGCTTCATTGATGGTTTCTCTTGGCCGGAATCCCGGACCTTCCGTGACCATGTGGGAACAGGAGAGCGCCGATAATCCTGAGGGTAAGGAATGAAAGCGTCCGACAGAGAGTCATTAACCCTGAGGGTTCAGGAAATCGATGACAGTCTCTGCTCTCCTGACACCCTCAGAAATTCATCATTGATTCGCTCTCTTACGGAAGAAAGAGCCGGTCTTGCCAAAATACTGAATACGGTTGGTGAGATCGAAAAAACCGAATCCTCTATCAGGGAAATGAATGAGAGTCTTGGTGATGATGACGATGACATTGTTGCCATCGCGCGAATGGAACTGCCTGAGCTTGAAGCGAAATTACTGCAGCTTAATGAGAAGCTGAAACGGCTCCTTATTCCTCCCGATCCTAATGATCGAAGAGATGTTATGATAGAAATACGCTCCGGGACAGGTGGAGAGGAAGCAGCACTCTTTGCGGCTGACATTTTCAAGATGTACTCTTACTACGCTCAGAAGAAGGGCTGGTCTATTGAAATATTCAGCAGCAGCGGATCAGAAAGAGGGGGCTTCAAAGAAGTAATCTTTGCTGTCCGTGGCAGCGGTGTTTACAGCCGCATGAAATTTGAGGCTGGAGTTCACAGAGTTCAGCGCGTTCCGGAGACAGAGACATCAGGCCGAATACACACATCTGCATGTACCGTAGCAGTTCTTCCCGAAGCTGAGGAAGTGGAGATCGAAATCAACCCTGAAGATCTTCGAATAGATGTATACAGATCTTCAGGTCCGGGTGGTCAGAGTGTCAATACAACCGATTCAGCGGTCAGAATCACACATGAACCAACTGGCCTGGTGGTATCATGCCAGGATGAAAAGAGCCAGCATAAAAACAGGACAAAGGCTCTGAAAGTTCTGAGATCAAGGCTCTTCGCGTTAAAACAGGAAGAAGAAAGGGCTAAACGCGATGAAGTCCGAAAGGGTATGGTCGGATCTGGTGACCGGAGTGCCAAGATAAGAACTTATAACTTTCCTCAGGGACGATTCACCGATCATCGCATACACCTTTCACTTCACTCATTGAAGGCAATTCTTTCAGGTGAACTGGACCAGGTGATTGATCCTCTGACTGAAGCTGAGCAGGAAAGACTGCTCTCAGAAGTCTCCACCGGTTTCTGAACGAGATGCTGGTTCAGGATGCTTCCCGATGGGCCGTGAATGAACTCGCGAACCTTGAGTCTCCCCGACTGGAAGTTGACATTCTCCTCTGCCATCTGATGAAATGGGAAAGACATTCGCTCTATCTCCACTACTGCACTGAGCTGGACCCGGTAGACTTAGAGAGCTTTCAAAGAATGATAATCAGGCGGAGGAATCGCGAACCGCTTCAGCATATCACCGGGGTGATGGAATTCCTCGGGAAAGAATTCATCACAGGACCGGATGCTCTTGTACCGCGGCCTGAAACAGAAACACTCGCCGAACTCTTCATCGGGAGACTGCCTGCGAAACCCCGTCTTCTTCTTGATACGGGCACAGGTTCAGGAATTCTTGCCGCTTCTCTGGCTCTTAGATACCCGTCAGCTCTTGTAATTGGCTCTGACATAAGCCGTGCAGCGCTGACCATTGCGAAACACAATATGATTCGTCACGGAATTGATAATGTTGATCTGGTTGAGGCTGATCTTCTGAAGCCGTTCAGAACCGGAACTGCCCGATTCGATGGAATCATTGCGAATCTTCCATACATTCCCTCCACCGAAATAGATACCCTCGAGCCGGAAGTGTGCTTTGGAGATCCGCGGATTGCCCTCGATGGAGGTATTGATGGACTTGATCTTGTTCGAATTCTTCTTGAAGAAGTTCCTTACCTGCTGCAGAAGAATGGAGTACTTGCCCTGGAGCTTACTTCAAATCAGGTCCCCGCAGTTGCAGAACATATTTCAAATGATGACAACTGGTGCTGCGTGGAATGCGGGAACGATCTGACCGGCCGAAAGAGAGTAGTACTTGCCAATAGAACCTGAGCCAACTCATTCACAATATGATCATGAACTTGAGTTACAACCCTTTCTGAAGCATATTAGCCTTTTCAGACATAATAAGCATTCATCAGTCATAGAGGAATATGAACAACAGCATCAATAGAAGAGAAACAAGGCAGGTTAAGGTCGGTGATGTCGCCATCGGCGGCAAAGCATCTATATCCGTGCAGTCCATGACCACTGTTCCAACCAAAGACATACAGGCTGTTCTCAATCAAATAGGAAGACTGGCTCAGCTGGGTGTTGAGATTGTCCGTGTCGCGGTTCCGGACATGGATTCGGCAGAGGCTCTGGGAAAAATATTAGAATTATCACCCGTTCCTGTTGTAGCGGATATCCACTTTGATCCGGA encodes:
- the prfA gene encoding peptide chain release factor 1 — protein: MKASDRESLTLRVQEIDDSLCSPDTLRNSSLIRSLTEERAGLAKILNTVGEIEKTESSIREMNESLGDDDDDIVAIARMELPELEAKLLQLNEKLKRLLIPPDPNDRRDVMIEIRSGTGGEEAALFAADIFKMYSYYAQKKGWSIEIFSSSGSERGGFKEVIFAVRGSGVYSRMKFEAGVHRVQRVPETETSGRIHTSACTVAVLPEAEEVEIEINPEDLRIDVYRSSGPGGQSVNTTDSAVRITHEPTGLVVSCQDEKSQHKNRTKALKVLRSRLFALKQEEERAKRDEVRKGMVGSGDRSAKIRTYNFPQGRFTDHRIHLSLHSLKAILSGELDQVIDPLTEAEQERLLSEVSTGF
- a CDS encoding DUF1385 domain-containing protein — encoded protein: MKDHAENTDSTDHESKTGGQAVIEGVMMRSPFSTAVAVRKTDGLILARRLDMKQLKDRNPIWKKPVFRGAAMLIDTLRLGMKALNWSAEIAEEKPDEKTGSERRKTDWAGPFLTTALAFLLAMVLFAWLPLQSSKWILESGGSISATQQFGIHMLAGLFRLAAFLIYLGAISLMPEIRRLFVYHGSEHQTIHAWEKGLEPLVEKAVEQSPLHQRCGTSFLLLVMLGTILFYGIFDSLVVFVTGTNPNALIRIIYHLPMIPLVMGLSYELLKLADSHLETSALARAVTVPGLLLQKLTTRKAGKEEIEVAVASLMVSLGRNPGPSVTMWEQESADNPEGKE
- the prmC gene encoding peptide chain release factor N(5)-glutamine methyltransferase, with translation MNELANLESPRLEVDILLCHLMKWERHSLYLHYCTELDPVDLESFQRMIIRRRNREPLQHITGVMEFLGKEFITGPDALVPRPETETLAELFIGRLPAKPRLLLDTGTGSGILAASLALRYPSALVIGSDISRAALTIAKHNMIRHGIDNVDLVEADLLKPFRTGTARFDGIIANLPYIPSTEIDTLEPEVCFGDPRIALDGGIDGLDLVRILLEEVPYLLQKNGVLALELTSNQVPAVAEHISNDDNWCCVECGNDLTGRKRVVLANRT